The sequence TTGCTTTTGTAAAGAAGTTTTTTATATACCTTGCGAAATTTAAGACAAAAAGGTACTGGTATTTGGTCAAAATTTGTAATTTTAGCTTTTATTTACGCTATTGACCAGTATTATGAAGAAAGTGTTATTTGTTTGTTTGGGGAATATATGCCGCTCACCATTAGCCGAAGGTCTTTTTACTCAGCATGTTCAGCTACAAGAACTCACCGACCAATTTGAGATAGATTCGGCAGGTACTAACTCCTACCATATGGGTGAGTTGGCCGATCAACGCACGCGTGCCAATGCCGCGTCGCATGGCTTAGGTCTTACACATCGTGCACGTACCTTCAAGGCGCAAGACTGGCAAGAATTTGACCTTATTTTGGCAATGGATGAAAATAATTTGGAAAATATCAAGCGTTTGTGCCCCAATCCTGAGCTGCTAACCAAAGCCAAACTCATGCGCGAATACGACCCGCAAGCCGACAGCCTCGAAGTACCAGATCCTTATTACGGTACTGAAAAAGATTTTGAAGAAGTTTATCAAATTTTGCACCGCAGCACAGCCGCTTTATTGGCTTCAATTATTTCTTAAAATAAAGAATTGCCCCGACCATGTTACGAACTCTTTTCCTAAACAATCGCTTCTTTTTGGTTTGCATAGGGCTGGTACTGGCTTTTGTACTCAGCTTTTTGCTGCCTACGCTGCTTATTTTTACCAAAATGGCAACGCTCTTGTTTGGGCTGCTGGTGGCATGGGACATTTTTTTGTTGTATCGTACAAAAAACGGCTTGGACGGTCGGCGCGATGCCCCTTCTCGCCTTTCCAATGGCGACGACAACGAACTTTTTGTACGTTTGGAAAACTATTATCCGTTTGCCGTGTCCGTGCGTGTGATTGACGAATTGCCGTTTCAGTTCCAACGCCGCGACGTGCGTTTTGATGCCCAAATTCCCGCCCAACAACCAATCAGTATTGCCTACAAATTGCGGCCTGTGAAGCGTGGCGAATATCGTTTTGGCGGCATCAATGTACTGCTTTCGTCGGGTTTGGGGCTGGTTGCACGACGGTTTGTGTTTTCAGCCAATCAAATGTTGCCTGTTTATCCTTCGTACATTCAGTTGCGCAAATACGAATTGAGTGCCATTAACCAACATCTCAAAAACTTGGGTATCAAGAAAATACGACGCATCGGCAACAACCAAGAATTTGAGCAAGTAAAAGAATATGTGGCAGGCGACGATGTGCGCACTATCAACTGGAAAGCTACCGCACGCCGCAACGTGCTGATGGTAAATCATTACCAAGACGAAAAATCGCAGCAAGTGTATAGCCTCATCGACAAAGGCCGCGTCATGCGGATGCCTTTCGAGGGTATGAGCCTGATGGATTATGCCATTAATGCCGCGCTGGTGATTTCTAATGTGGCCATTCGCAAAGACGACAAAGCGGGACTTATTACGTTTAATCATCGCGTCGGGACGGTGCTGAAAGCGGCCAAAACAGGCGGGCAAATGCAAACGATTGTCGAGACGCTGTACAACCAAAAAACCAGCTACAAAGAAACCGACTACGAAGCCTTGTATTTTCAGGTGCGCAAACACGTTACGCAACGTAGTTTGCTGCTGCTATATACCAATTTTGAATCATTTTCGGGTATGCAACGCCAATTACCGTATTTGCGCAAATTGGCTATTCAGCACGTTTTGGTCGTTATTTTCTTTGAGAATACGGAGCTAAACCAACTCACGCACGCACCCGCCAACAGCCCCGAAGAAATTTATTTGAAAGCCACTGCCGAAAAATTCAGTTTGGAGAAACACCAAATCGTGGCGGAGTTGCGCCGACACGGTATTTATGCCGTCCTGACCAGCCCCGACAAACTGACTATCAACACCATCAATCAATATTTGGAGTTGAAAGCCAGAGGCTTGATTTAGCCCAGAAGCGCACAATAAAAAAACCTTATAGCCTTCAAAGCCATAAGGTTTTTTTTATTGTTATCGTCAAAGAAACGAATAAAATCTTATTTGAACATGGATTTGATACTGCCCCACGAACGTTGCACCGCCGTTGGGCTATGCTGAATGTTGGCAAACAAATTATAAGCACTCGAATTGGTATGAATTACTAACTTATACGAAATAGTTTGCGCTTGGTCGTCTGTTTTGTAAAGATTGTCGTCCAAAAACGTATAGTTTCCTGAACCATTGATGGACACTGTCGTAAGTTTCTGATAAGCCGTTTCACTGGCTTTCTTGCGATATACCTCGTAGCTGCTTACACCACCTTCGTCAGCAATCTGCCAATCCAATTTCACATCTGCCCCCTGATAGCTCGCCGAGAAATAACTTTGGCTAATGTCAAAAGCAGTCAATCCAGCGACGAAAACAAGACAAAATAAAACTAATATAGGTTTATACATAGAAAATCCTTTCTTTTTAATTTTTTAAAGAATATCCGACCTCTTCTTGCTAAAAATTGGTTATAGGTTCAGAGGCAAATATAAAAGTTTTTTAAAAAGAATGTTCTTTCGTAACAAAAATTTAACACAACTTTTCGTGTATTTTTTTGCATTAATCCACAAAACGTACTCTTTAGACAATGCTTGCCTCAAAAAGTGTAGCAAAGTGCTTTCTAATTTTTTCAGCTACTTCTTCCATTGACACGGCGCGACCCAATTCTTTGACCAAAGACGTAACGGCCTTATCCTGAATCCCGCACGGGACAATGTACCCGAAATAATCCAAGTTCGTGTTCACATTCAGCGCAAAACCGTGCATCGTTACCCAACGGCTACTGCGCACGCCAATCGCGCAAATCTTGCGGTTTTCTATCCAAACACCCGTCAGGCCTTCGATGCGGCCAGCTTTCAGGCCGTAGTCGTTGAGCGTCAGGATAATTGCCTCCTCAATGAAGCGCAAATATTTGTGGATGTCGGTAAAGAAATTATCCAAATCAATAATCGGATAGCCGACAAGCTGCCCTGGCCCGTGATAGGTTATATCTCCTCCCCTATTGATTTTGAAATAAGTAGCCCCGATTTGTTCCAAACGCTCTTGCCCAATGAGCAAATGCTCGGCATCGCCACTTTTGCCCAACGTATAAACGTGTGGGTGTTGGCAAAAAAGCAAATAATTTTCGGTGGATACTGGCTGCTCGGCGGTGCGATTGGCTATCTTTTTTTCGATGATTTGATTAAAAAGTTTGTCCTGATACGCCCACGCATCACCGTAGGCGATTTCTCCCAAATCCTGAAAAATAATGTTCTTGTTTTGCATCTGAAAAATAGTTTATATCAAATACAAAACGCTGCAAATCTGTGAGTTATTTGCAGCGTTCGGTGATTGTTTTGTTCGATTAAATTTTCTCGAAACCTGTGTATTCGTGTAGCACTTTTGGCAAATAAATACCGTCTTCGCGTTGGTTGTTTTCCAAAATAGCGGCCACGATGCGCGGCAAAGCCAAGGCACTGCCGTTGAGCGTGTGCAACAAATACGGCTTTTGGTCGCCAGACTTGCAACGCAATTTCAGACGGTTGGCTTGGAACGTCTCGAAGTTACTCACCGAGCTTACTTCCAACCAACGTTGTTGGGCTGCCGAGAATACCTCCATGTCGAAAGTAAGAGCCGAAGTAAAGCTCATGTCGCCACCGCAAAGGCGCAACACGCGATACGGCAACTCCAATTTTTGCAACAAACCTTGTACGTGTTGGCTCATTTGCTCCAATGCCTCGTAAGAGTTTTCGGGCTTGGTGATTTGCACAATTTCCACTTTGTCGAACTGGTGCAAACGGTTCAGGCCGCGCACGTGCGCACCCCACGAACCCGCCTCACGACGGAAACAAGGCGTATAACCTACGTTTTTCACGGGCAAATCGCTTTCTTTCAGAATCACGTCGCGGTAAATGTTCGTAATCGGCACTTCGGCGGTCGGGATAAGGAAAAGGTCATCGGTTTGGGCGTGGTACATTTGGCCGTCTTTGTCTGGCAACTGTCCCGTACCGAAACCCGAATCGCGATTGATAAGAATTGGCGGCTGAATTTCGATATAACCCGCTTTGGCGGCCTCGTCTAAGAAAAAGTTGATAAGGGCGCGTTGCAATCTTGCGCCTTTGTTTTTATAGACAGGGAAACCCGCTCCCGTAATTTTATTACCCAAATCAAAATCTATAATATCATATTTTTTGATAAGTTCCCAATGCGGTAGTGCGTCGGCAGACAATTGCGGCACAGTTCCCCACGAGAAAGCCACTTGGTTGTCGTCGGCAGAAACGCCTTGCGGAACGCTTTCGTGCGGCAAATTCGGCAATGTTACCAACACTTCGTACAGTTCGGTTTCCAAACTTTCGAGCTTTTCGGCCAAGTCTTTGCTACGTGCTTTGAGGGCGGCGGTTTCGGCTTTAAGGGTTTCGGCTTCGGCGGCGTTGCCTGCTTTCATGAGTGCGCCGATGGATTTGGCTTTGTTGTTGGACTCGGCCAGCACGTTGTCGGCCTCAAATTGTGTTTCGCGGCGGCTGGTGTCCAGTGCCAAAACAAGTTCTACAATATTGGCAGCATCTTTAATGCGCTTTTTTTCTAAGCCTTTGATGGCCAGTTCTTTGTTTTCTTTCAAAAATTGAACTTGAAGCATCGTTCTTGGTCAGTATAGATTGAATTAAATATGTATCGGAGTTTTGCTGCAAAATAGTGCTTTGTTATTGCTCTGTGTTACATTTTGCGGCGCGAAGTTAGCATTTTAATTATGAAAGAATGGAATCTTTGTCATACAAAAGCCTGCAAGACGATTTCTATCATGATAATTTAGATTTTGATAAGCCCGAAATAAAAAAATAAGCCTTTTATTTTCAAGAAATTAAGCAACTATAAGCACGCAAATTCAATCAGAAAAAGGCTGCCCAGCAGCAGCCTTTTATCCTAATATAAAACTAAAACTCTA is a genomic window of Flexibacter flexilis DSM 6793 containing:
- a CDS encoding DUF58 domain-containing protein; translation: MLRTLFLNNRFFLVCIGLVLAFVLSFLLPTLLIFTKMATLLFGLLVAWDIFLLYRTKNGLDGRRDAPSRLSNGDDNELFVRLENYYPFAVSVRVIDELPFQFQRRDVRFDAQIPAQQPISIAYKLRPVKRGEYRFGGINVLLSSGLGLVARRFVFSANQMLPVYPSYIQLRKYELSAINQHLKNLGIKKIRRIGNNQEFEQVKEYVAGDDVRTINWKATARRNVLMVNHYQDEKSQQVYSLIDKGRVMRMPFEGMSLMDYAINAALVISNVAIRKDDKAGLITFNHRVGTVLKAAKTGGQMQTIVETLYNQKTSYKETDYEALYFQVRKHVTQRSLLLLYTNFESFSGMQRQLPYLRKLAIQHVLVVIFFENTELNQLTHAPANSPEEIYLKATAEKFSLEKHQIVAELRRHGIYAVLTSPDKLTINTINQYLELKARGLI
- the lipB gene encoding lipoyl(octanoyl) transferase LipB, which encodes MQNKNIIFQDLGEIAYGDAWAYQDKLFNQIIEKKIANRTAEQPVSTENYLLFCQHPHVYTLGKSGDAEHLLIGQERLEQIGATYFKINRGGDITYHGPGQLVGYPIIDLDNFFTDIHKYLRFIEEAIILTLNDYGLKAGRIEGLTGVWIENRKICAIGVRSSRWVTMHGFALNVNTNLDYFGYIVPCGIQDKAVTSLVKELGRAVSMEEVAEKIRKHFATLFEASIV
- the serS gene encoding serine--tRNA ligase, producing the protein MLQVQFLKENKELAIKGLEKKRIKDAANIVELVLALDTSRRETQFEADNVLAESNNKAKSIGALMKAGNAAEAETLKAETAALKARSKDLAEKLESLETELYEVLVTLPNLPHESVPQGVSADDNQVAFSWGTVPQLSADALPHWELIKKYDIIDFDLGNKITGAGFPVYKNKGARLQRALINFFLDEAAKAGYIEIQPPILINRDSGFGTGQLPDKDGQMYHAQTDDLFLIPTAEVPITNIYRDVILKESDLPVKNVGYTPCFRREAGSWGAHVRGLNRLHQFDKVEIVQITKPENSYEALEQMSQHVQGLLQKLELPYRVLRLCGGDMSFTSALTFDMEVFSAAQQRWLEVSSVSNFETFQANRLKLRCKSGDQKPYLLHTLNGSALALPRIVAAILENNQREDGIYLPKVLHEYTGFEKI
- a CDS encoding low molecular weight protein-tyrosine-phosphatase, which codes for MKKVLFVCLGNICRSPLAEGLFTQHVQLQELTDQFEIDSAGTNSYHMGELADQRTRANAASHGLGLTHRARTFKAQDWQEFDLILAMDENNLENIKRLCPNPELLTKAKLMREYDPQADSLEVPDPYYGTEKDFEEVYQILHRSTAALLASIIS